A stretch of DNA from Bacillota bacterium:
CGCTCAGGGACATCCCCTTGCTTGTGGCCGGTGGCGACGAGCGTGAACTCTGCCTGGCGCGGAGGCTGCTGGAGCTGGGGGCACGGCTTTCGATGGCCGGTTTCCCGCGGGACGTGTTGCCGCCAGGGGCGACGGGTCCCGTCACTCTCAGGGAGGCGGCGGGAAGGGTTCGTGCCATCGTTTGCCCGCTCAGCGGCACCGACGCGGAGGGGAACATCCGGGTGCGTATGGACGCTCACGTCACGCTGCGCCTGGATGGGGCCAGCCTCGCGGGATGCCTGCCGGGGACGCTGCTGCTCATCGGCACCGCACGTCCGGTGGTGCGGGAACTCGTGCGGCGGCTGCGGCTTGTGCTCGTCGAACTCAACCAGGACGAGGAGATGGCACTCTTGAACTCCGTCCCCACTGCCGAGGGCGCCCTGCAGCTTGCCATGGCCAACCTCCGGATCACCATCCACCAGAGCCGGGCGCTGGTGGTGGGCCTGGGGCGCTGCGGCCAGCAGATCACCCGGATTCTCGTCGCCATGGGCGCCTCGGTCAAAGCCGTCGTCTTCAACCGCGTCGAGGGCGCCCGCGCCTACATCCTGGGGGTGGACGCAGTCCATCCAGACGAGATCGGTGCCGCGGCGGCCGAAGTGGACGTCGTCTTCAACACGGCGCCGGCAATGATGCTGAGCGAGCCGGTGCTGGCGAGGATGGAGCCTTCCACGCTCATCATCGACATCGCCTCCGATCCCGGCGGCACCGACTTCGAGGCGGCGAAGCTGAAGGGCCTGCGCGCCATCCACGCGGTCGGCCTGCCGGGACGGGTCGCACCGCGGACGGCGGGCCGTATCCTGGCCTCCGTTGTGCCGGATCTCTTGGCCCGGATGCTTTCCGCTTCCGGCGGGGATCCAGGGGCTGGGGGATAGAGGAGTGAGGAGGCGAACCGACGTGGCGGACGGCAGGGTGGACAGCGCGCCGGGAGACGGCCCCGCCCGGTCGAGGCTCGCAGGCAGGCGCATCGGATGGGCGCTGGCCGCGTCCCACTGCTCGTTCGAAGAAATCCTGCCCCACATGGAGCGCCTGGCCCTGTCCGGCGCAGAGGTGTACCCCATTCTCTCCGAGCACGCCACCGACACCCGCTTCGGAACCGTCGAGGAGTGGGTGCAGAGGATCGAGCAAACCACCGGCCGGCGGGTGATGCGGACCCTGGTGGAGACCGAGCCGCTGGGCCCGCAGAAGCTGCTGGATGCGCTCATCATCGCCCCGTGCACCGGCAACACGCTGGCCAAGCTGGCGCTTGCCATCACCGACTCATCGGTGCTGATGGCGGCCAAGGCCACGTTCCGCAACGGGCGGCCGGTCATCCTCGCCATCTCCACCAACGATGCCCTGGGCGCCAACGCGAAAAACCTGGGGCTGGTGCTGAACATGAAGCACCTTTACATGGTACCCT
This window harbors:
- the dpsA gene encoding dipicolinate synthase subunit DpsA yields the protein MTDALRDIPLLVAGGDERELCLARRLLELGARLSMAGFPRDVLPPGATGPVTLREAAGRVRAIVCPLSGTDAEGNIRVRMDAHVTLRLDGASLAGCLPGTLLLIGTARPVVRELVRRLRLVLVELNQDEEMALLNSVPTAEGALQLAMANLRITIHQSRALVVGLGRCGQQITRILVAMGASVKAVVFNRVEGARAYILGVDAVHPDEIGAAAAEVDVVFNTAPAMMLSEPVLARMEPSTLIIDIASDPGGTDFEAAKLKGLRAIHAVGLPGRVAPRTAGRILASVVPDLLARMLSASGGDPGAGG
- a CDS encoding dipicolinate synthase subunit B, with product MADGRVDSAPGDGPARSRLAGRRIGWALAASHCSFEEILPHMERLALSGAEVYPILSEHATDTRFGTVEEWVQRIEQTTGRRVMRTLVETEPLGPQKLLDALIIAPCTGNTLAKLALAITDSSVLMAAKATFRNGRPVILAISTNDALGANAKNLGLVLNMKHLYMVPFGQDNPEAKPTSMVADFELIVPTLEAALEGRQIQPMVIERARRQVR